The Toxorhynchites rutilus septentrionalis strain SRP chromosome 3, ASM2978413v1, whole genome shotgun sequence genome includes a region encoding these proteins:
- the LOC129780489 gene encoding zinc finger protein OZF-like encodes MSLPVGGTSSCSSICRICMENSNNLVSVFAKLENVFIAQIITECTSVQITENDGLPESICKPCMTELKRFQEFIGKAHKTDRALRRLFKSEIKLGGSEQNPDQKLESEYQFAMVLASKSTVAEAQESDSDLNDDDDANESDWLGQDSDGGTNFSRVEKQPKDTAVETESMDESELETFKTVELDLKMLLCCSCFAQFENEEQLNVHSKEAHGNRIHIKAIKKYTCNLCLRGYSSAISLRAHNRKMETVNKVYECKICGLRVLEQQKKRQHAQSHVKKGQPKHDKHQQSVEELIQQHGRLCCALGCLEAFETDEQLLVHAHSVHKANKVEATLAYNEGKPVECPICFKRFKDDECLKRHLLFKYKPSKNICTLCGARFPSLSSLTIHERSHTKEKPFECEICSKGFGDKQSLKRHHVKHTNEKPFMCSICGVSFKRKRAMQSHMIIHEPGQLPFKCEICDKRFRVKAKMLYHMRTHTGEKPYPCRYCDKSFADFSNRMRHELSHTGEKPYRCSYCPMGFITRRFLMEHEKIHRRNEVKPSETCFPEIS; translated from the exons ATGTCTCTGCCAGTTGGAGGAACATCATCGTGTTCGAGCATCTGTCGGATTTGTATGGAAAACAGCAATAATCTCGTGTCGGTGTTCGCCAAGCTCGAGAATGTCTTTATCGCTCAAATCATCACTGAGTGCACCTCTGTTCAG attacAGAGAATGATGGCCTTCCGGAGAGTATCTGTAAGCCATGCATGACGGAATTGAAGAGATTCCAGGAGTTTATCGGGAAAGCTCACAAAACGGATCGTGCTCTAAGGAGATTGTTCAAAAGTGAAATTAAGTTGGGAGGAAGCGAACAGAATCCAGACCAAAAATTAGAAAGCGAATATCAGTTTGCAATGGTTCTAGCGAGCAAATCAACGGTAGCCGAGGCCCAAGAGTCAGACAGTGATTTAaacgatgatgacgatgctAACGAGAGCGACTGGTTGGGTCAGGATTCAGACGGTGGGACCAATTTTTCTCGTGTGGAAAAGCAACCGAAGGATACCGCTGTCGAGACTGAATCGATGGATGAATCAGAGCTTGAAACATTCAAAACTGTTGAACTAGATCTAAAAATGCTTTTATGCTGTTCTTGTTTTGCTCAGTTTGAGAATGAGGAACAATTAAACGTTCATAGTAAAGAAGCTCATGGCAACAGAATTCATATAAAAGCAATCAAAAAATACACTTGCAACTTATGCTTGCGAGGATATTCTTCGGCGATATCCTTGAGGGCTCACAACCGAAAAATGGAAACTGTAAATAAAGTCTATGAATGCAAAATATGTGGCCTAAGAGTATTGGAACAACAGAAAAAACGACAGCATGCTCAGAGCCATGTGAAAAAAGGGCAACCGAAACATGACAAGCATCAGCAGAGCGTGGAGGAACTTATCCAACAGCATGGTAGATTATGCTGTGCTCTCGGCTGTTTGGAGGCATTTGAAACAGATGAACAGTTGCTCGTTCATGCCCATTCAGTTCACAAGGCGAACAAAGTAGAAGCGACATTGGCGTATAACGAAGGAAAACCCGTTGAATGTCCCATCTGTTTCAAGCGCTTCAAAGATGATGAGTGTTTGAAGCGACATCTGCTGTTTAAGTACaaaccatcgaaaaatatttgtacaCTTTGTGGCGCAAGGTTTCCGAGTTTATCCTCTCTAACAATCCACGAGAGAAGTCACACCAAAGAGAAACCATTCGAGTGCGAAATTTGCTCCAAAGGATTTGGTGACAAGCAAA GTCTAAAAAGGCATCATGTAAAACACACAAACGAAAAACCCTTTATGTGTTCCATCTGCGGGGtatctttcaaacgaaagcgaGCGATGCAATCCCATATGATAATCCACGAGCCGGGTCAGTTGCCGTTCAAGTGCGAAATATGCGATAAACGCTTCCGCGTGAAGGCCAAAATGCTGTACCACATGCGAACGCACACCGGCGAGAAACCGTATCCCTGTCG ATATTGTGATAAATCGTTTGCGGATTTCTCCAACAGAATGAGACACGAGCTGTCTCATACCG GTGAAAAACCCTACAGATGTTCATATTGTCCAATGGGTTTCATCACTAGGCGATTCTTAATGGAACATGAGAAAATACACAGGCGAAATGAAGTCAAGCCATCTGAGACATGTTTTCCTGAGATTAGCTAA
- the LOC129780488 gene encoding zinc finger protein ZFP2-like, which translates to MDCVENDTSKSSICRICMENHPEMVSIFSKLDDAFIAHTIIECTAVQIAEDDGLPEIICKSCVGELSGYKIFIERAKESDRKLRETLKTQIKLERDDLEEFENTDHAETIAPHHELISVDLKVESQTESGEYIRNQSEEEEGIDFESCDYIRNSISDENFETCTADSAVRKKRARMKHDGEEDKEGDCNQLDELDNIEQETYKIVDVYKQLVCCSCFKLFGSLEELKEHGKNVHESTRRPNMSKKHICEFCFRRYASATALRMHHKKVNRIKRVFQCVKCETCFTDPSKRRYHAHNHPIASTRSSVIMATVPAQVQEKMGIICCAQNCHKAFDTEQQLMEHSADAHKANKVHSILNSSEQRPVECPICYKRFMDEAGLRVHQQRVYIPKKHVCSICGLKFYNTSECDRHEREHRNEKIFKCELCPKAYFGMDQLKLHLRRHSATREFMCNICGQSYTQRHNLQAHMLMHEGRLPFECEVCKKAFRVKAKMIYHMRVHSGERPYPCRYCDMAFADSTNRTRHEMSHTGIKPYKCEYCEKTFITKRLKKEHENTHSGEKSYKCKVCSQVFDNSSTLKIHLKQHMEDTHEEV; encoded by the exons ATGGATTGCGTTGAAAATGACACGAGTAAATCATCCATATGTCGAATTTGTATGGAAAATCATCCCGAAATGGTGTCGATATTTTCCAAACTTGATGATGCCTTCATAGCACACACCATCATTGAGTGCACAGCAGTGCAG ATCGCTGAAGACGACGGTCTGCCGGAGATAATCTGCAAGAGTTGCGTAGGAGAACTGTCCGGCTATAAAATATTCATCGAGAGGGCTAAGGAATCTGACCGAAAGCTGAGAGAGACTTTGAAAACACAGATCAAACTGGAGCGCGATGATTTGGAAGAGTTTGAAAATACAGACCATGCCGAAACGATTGCACCGCATCACGAACTCATATCGGTTGACTTGAAAGTCGAATCCCAAACGGAAAGCGGTGAATATATTCGCAATCAAAGCGAGGAAGAGGAAGGCATTGATTTTGAGAGCTGCGATTATATCAGAAATAGTATCTCTGACGAAAATTTTGAGACATGCACCGCAGATAGTGCTGTAAGAAAAAAGAGAGCACGAATGAAACATGACGgagaagaagacaaagaaggAGACTGTAATCAGTTAGATGAACTTGATAACATAGAACAGGAAACTTACAAAATCGTCGATGTTTATAAGCAATTAGTTTGTTGCTCTTGTTTCAAGTTATTCGGATCTCTTGAGGAATTAAAAGAACACGGTAAAAACGTTCACGAGTCTACTAGAAGACCTAATATGAGCAAAAAACATATCTGCGAGTTCTGTTTCCGACGCTATGCCTCTGCGACGGCCCTAAGAATGCATCACAAAAAAGTAAATAGGATTAAACGTGTATTCCAATGCGTCAAATGTGAAACTTGCTTCACGGATCCATCTAAGCGACGATATCATGCTCATAATCATCCCATCGCATCGACTAGATCGTCCGTTATCATGGCTACAGTTCCTGCCCAAGTGCAAGAGAAAATGGGAATTATTTGTTGCGCTCAAAACTGCCACAAAGCGTTTGATACAGAGCAACAACTTATGGAGCACAGTGCAGACGCTCACAAAGCTAACAAAGTTCATTCGATTCTGAACTCCTCGGAGCAACGGCCTGTGGAGTGTCCAATCTGCTACAAACGTTTTATGGATGAAGCCGGTCTCAGAGTGCATCAACAAAGGGTTTACATACCCAAGAAACATGTTTGTTCAATCTGTGGATTGAAATTTTACAACACTAGTGAATGTGATCGACATGAAAGAGAGCATCGCAACGAAAAGATTTTCAAGTGCGAGTTGTGTCCGAAGGCTTACTTCGGTATGGATCAATTGAAGCTACATCTCAGGCGACATAGCGCTACAAGGGAATTCATGTGCAATATATGCGGACAGTCGTACACCCAGAGGCACAATTTGCAGGCTCACATGCTGATGCACGAAGGGAGACTGCCGTTTGAGTGTGAAGTCTGCAAAAAAGCGTTCCGAGTGAAGGCTAAAATGATCTATCATATGAGAGTGCACTCCGGCGAGAGGCCATATCCGTGCCGGTACTGTGATATGGCCTTCGCGGACAGTACGAATCGTACGAGGCATGAGATGTCTCATACAG gGATCAAACCGTACAAATGTGaatattgtgaaaaaacattcataaCTAAGCGATTGAAGAAAGAACACGAGAATACTCATTCTG GTGAGAAATCGTACAAATGTAAGGTATGTTCCCAGGTGTTCGACAATTCCAGCACACTGAAGATACATTTGAAGCAACATATGGAGGATACACATGAAGAAGTTTAA